Proteins encoded within one genomic window of Heptranchias perlo isolate sHepPer1 chromosome 35, sHepPer1.hap1, whole genome shotgun sequence:
- the LOC137302326 gene encoding solute carrier family 35 member G3-like, with translation MQLTADKHEGWTSTTGRGDGLGNRSKLPEGQGTGPSPQPQAGEGGRGTEPSPQPQAGEGGRGSGPSPQPQAGGKRLAKGWRTCQPPDTVKGLLVAVFGGGVPAGFVAPFTRIAYEASHVPSLEILLFRCLLHLSLGLLMRYRRVPLFGPRAAWRSIFIHAFINVVSIGCAYSSFMVIPAGNAATVRKGTSTLCSTMMALVINSYHLTIYDWIGLLGSMIGLVLIVAPDLASLEKGSRLSNVFGYILAMLGGLALAMGLMIFRSLTHPSKLLTAAFAFGVVGTLLCGPLTPLLQKPILPADPLTWSCALAITILALVSFICANYAVTMAHPALVCAFLHSEVVVTMVIQYYVLHEPVTPFDISGASVIIGSLAVITAQKMAHKEEGKSSEVK, from the coding sequence ATGCAGCTGACAGCGGACAAGCATGAGGGATGGACAAGCACGACTGGCAGAGGCGACGGGCTGGGGAACAGGAGCAAGCTGCCGGAGGGCCAGGGGACTGGGCCGAGCCCTCAGCCCCAGGCCGGAGAGGGGGGCCGGGGGACTGAGCCGAGCCCTCAGCCCCAGGCCGGAGAGGGGGGCCGGGGGTCTGGGCCGAGCCCTCAGCCCCAGGCCGGAGGGAAGAGGCTGGCCAAAGGGTGGCGTACATGTCAACCGCCCGACACCGTGAAGGGGCTTCTGGTAGCCGTGTTTGGGGGTGGAGTGCCCGCTGGATTTGTGGCCCCTTTCACCAGGATCGCCTACGAGGCCTCTCACGTCCCCTCGCTGGAGATCCTGCTCTTCCGCTGCCTCCTCCACCTGTCCCTGGGTTTACTGATGAGGTACCGACGAGTCCCACTCTTTGGGCCAAGGGCAGCCTGGAGGTCCatcttcatccatgccttcatcAACGTGGTCTCCATCGGATGCGCCTACAGCTCCTTCATGGTCATACCGGCCGGCAACGCAGCCACCGTCCGCAAGGGGACATCCACGCTCTGCTCTACCATGATGGCTTTGGTGATCAACAGTTACCACCTCACCATCTACGACTGGATCGGCCTCCTGGGCAGCATGATCGGCCTGGTGCTCATCGTGGCGCCGGACCTGGCCAGCCTGGAAAAGGGCTCGCGTCTCTCCAACGTCTTCGGCTACATCCTGGCCATGCTGGGGGGGCTGGCCCTCGCCATGGGCCTGATGATCTTCCGCTCACTCACCCACCCGTCCAAGCTGCTGACGGCCGCCTTCGCCTTCGGGGTGGTGGGCACCCTGCTCTGCGGCCCACTCACCCCACTCCTGCAGAAGCCCATCCTGCCGGCCGACCCCCTCACCTGGAGCTGCGCGCTGGCTATCACCATCCTGGCCCTGGTCTCCTTCATCTGCGCCAACTACGCTGTCACCATGGCCCACCCTGCCCTGGTCTGCGCCTTCCTGCACTCGGAGGTGGTGGTAACCATGGTGATCCAGTACTATGTCCTTCACGAGCCCGTCACTCCCTTCGATATCAGTGGAGCCAGTGTGATCATCGGCAGCCTGGCGGTGATCACCGCTCAAAAAATGGCCCACAAGGAGGAGGGGAAGTCGAGCGAAGTGAAATaa